One genomic region from Clostridium saccharobutylicum DSM 13864 encodes:
- a CDS encoding STAS domain-containing protein: MENNNNIYIPKDFIVDEVAAFRVEINKLIDEGQKNFTFDFSKCDFIDSTGLGALVFIYKKCSEKGGSVKLKSLKADVEKLFKLTRLDKVFEIYP, encoded by the coding sequence ATGGAAAATAACAATAATATATATATACCGAAGGATTTTATTGTAGATGAAGTGGCAGCGTTTAGAGTTGAAATAAATAAGTTAATAGATGAAGGTCAAAAAAATTTCACTTTTGATTTTAGTAAATGCGATTTTATAGATAGTACAGGTCTTGGAGCGTTAGTGTTTATTTATAAAAAGTGTTCAGAAAAGGGCGGAAGTGTTAAGCTAAAATCATTAAAAGCAGATGTGGAAAAATTATTTAAGTTGACAAGATTAGATAAGGTATTTGAAATATATCCATAA
- a CDS encoding SpoIIE family protein phosphatase, with the protein MCRKEKVSKTNIRINQLTKARTEHELIEKELNEILNGIPDVVKVYNPDYTISFFNDAGYKFYNIDAEDIKGKRCYEILGRTEKCIDCSCEEAVQKKKMIYKERYVQELNKFMDICYNPILDENGEIIYIVERLSDVTEKKVLQKSLEEREERYKAAINSIPDPVVVILDNIIVLANREACSLVNLDYDKLIGTNIFKHFPKKYVRSVHARYKRILAYKKMKDIVEYDFNHPNNKTANLQISHSYILYDGKPAIIAVIRDITEIRNELNKAAELQRKTLQNDFPAKEFIDINLVYVPANIVSGDFYRIYKINDELIIGMITDVRGKGISAALSISAFDVLCFQELQNTHEPIEIINNLNKKLVDYYEENYIAACCFSMDFNKKELKAVGAGINQFIFQRESVQEKIVEGAFLGMFKDSEFSEQVISFQKGDKFFFFTDGLEFILDEDKIIQTYMEDVSTLQFKNYLDAFLNDTILEKGKLKDDCTMLGIEIL; encoded by the coding sequence ATGTGTAGAAAAGAAAAAGTATCGAAGACTAATATAAGAATAAATCAGCTTACAAAGGCTAGAACAGAACATGAGCTAATAGAAAAAGAATTGAATGAAATATTAAATGGAATTCCTGATGTAGTAAAAGTATATAATCCTGATTATACAATATCTTTTTTTAATGATGCTGGATATAAATTTTATAATATTGATGCAGAAGATATAAAAGGGAAAAGGTGTTATGAAATTCTAGGAAGAACAGAAAAATGTATTGATTGTTCATGTGAAGAAGCTGTTCAAAAGAAAAAAATGATATACAAAGAAAGATATGTTCAGGAATTAAATAAATTTATGGATATCTGTTATAATCCAATTCTTGATGAAAATGGAGAAATAATATATATTGTTGAGAGACTTAGTGATGTCACAGAAAAAAAGGTTCTTCAGAAGAGCCTAGAGGAACGTGAAGAAAGATATAAAGCAGCTATTAATAGTATACCAGATCCTGTAGTAGTAATATTAGATAATATAATTGTTTTGGCAAACAGAGAAGCATGTAGTTTAGTTAATTTAGATTATGATAAGCTTATTGGAACTAATATATTTAAGCATTTTCCAAAGAAATATGTAAGATCTGTGCATGCGAGATATAAAAGGATATTAGCATATAAGAAGATGAAAGATATTGTAGAGTATGATTTTAATCATCCTAATAATAAAACAGCTAATTTGCAAATCTCTCACAGCTACATATTATATGATGGAAAACCAGCCATTATAGCAGTTATAAGAGATATAACTGAAATTAGGAATGAATTAAATAAAGCAGCTGAATTACAAAGAAAAACTCTGCAAAATGACTTCCCTGCTAAAGAATTTATTGATATAAATTTGGTGTATGTACCAGCTAATATAGTTAGTGGTGATTTCTATCGTATATATAAAATTAATGATGAGCTAATTATAGGTATGATTACAGATGTTAGAGGAAAAGGTATCTCAGCTGCACTTAGCATATCAGCATTTGATGTTTTATGTTTTCAGGAATTGCAAAATACACATGAACCTATTGAAATAATTAATAATTTAAATAAAAAATTAGTAGATTATTATGAAGAAAATTACATTGCAGCATGTTGTTTTAGTATGGATTTCAATAAAAAGGAACTTAAGGCAGTTGGAGCAGGGATAAATCAATTTATTTTCCAAAGAGAAAGTGTTCAGGAGAAAATTGTTGAAGGAGCCTTTTTGGGAATGTTTAAAGACAGTGAATTTTCTGAACAAGTTATTTCATTTCAAAAAGGTGATAAATTTTTCTTTTTTACTGACGGTTTGGAGTTTATATTAGATGAAGATAAAATTATACAAACATATATGGAAGACGTAAGCACATTGCAATTTAAGAATTATCTTGATGCATTCTTAAACGATACAATACTGGAAAAAGGTAAATTAAAAGATGATTGCACTATGCTTGGAATAGAAATACTTTAA